A genomic segment from Propioniciclava sp. MC1595 encodes:
- a CDS encoding type II toxin-antitoxin system Phd/YefM family antitoxin: MTVEGTMALRDVKNHLSEVVDQVEREHDRVVITKHGRPAAVVVSVDDLASLEETLDIAGRPQLMRQIRASLTEIAAGEAEVVTKDEILRTLST; the protein is encoded by the coding sequence ATGACTGTTGAGGGGACGATGGCGCTGAGGGACGTCAAGAACCACCTGTCCGAGGTCGTGGACCAGGTGGAACGCGAGCACGACCGGGTCGTGATCACCAAGCACGGCCGCCCCGCAGCGGTCGTGGTTAGCGTCGACGACCTCGCCTCGCTGGAGGAGACCCTTGACATCGCCGGCCGTCCCCAGTTGATGCGGCAGATCCGAGCGAGCCTGACCGAGATCGCCGCCGGCGAGGCAGAGGTGGTCACCAAGGACGAGATCCTGCGCACGCTCAGCACATGA
- a CDS encoding ferric reductase-like transmembrane domain-containing protein, with amino-acid sequence MVSQNAPELALHAVAADAAVLAGPAASKPVDRRRMWRRQRVAGLVGLGVAACLGSVALVLAIQEATPFVGRVGALTALSSVAAVVGTSLMLFLLLLVTRWPVLERAFGQDRLVAWHKKVAPWSIWLIVAHVLLIVTANAMEANAAWLAGISLVVGKYPGIVPAIAGLLAMVAAGLTSWRRLRGRLRHETWWTVHLFTYLGVVLAFFHQVVAGDTFSKGASRTFWVALYALVLGLIVWNRLLVPAVRSARHRLVVTDVVRESDDVVSVWMTGRNLARLRLQPGQFLNLRFRHRGLAYEAHPFSVSAADGERLRITVKALGDASTALAGIPQGTGVTFEGPYGAMTPARVEGSRYILIAGGVGIGPIVSLAQGLTSHDAVVDVVYRASLPEDLVLTDELRKLETEAALRLHLLAGPRTLHPLSPDHLRSLLGDFTDATVFVCGPESLNMRVTESARALGVPASRIHREVFDL; translated from the coding sequence ATGGTCTCTCAGAACGCGCCAGAACTCGCCCTGCACGCCGTCGCCGCCGACGCTGCAGTCCTTGCCGGACCGGCGGCGTCCAAGCCAGTTGACCGGCGTCGGATGTGGCGGCGCCAGCGGGTCGCGGGTCTCGTGGGGCTCGGTGTGGCGGCGTGCCTGGGCAGTGTCGCGCTCGTCCTCGCGATCCAGGAGGCGACGCCTTTCGTTGGCAGGGTCGGGGCGCTTACCGCCTTGTCGTCAGTGGCCGCGGTGGTGGGCACGTCCCTGATGCTGTTCCTTCTGCTGCTGGTCACCCGGTGGCCGGTGCTGGAGCGGGCGTTTGGCCAAGATCGCCTCGTGGCCTGGCACAAGAAGGTCGCGCCCTGGTCGATCTGGCTGATAGTCGCCCACGTGCTGCTGATCGTCACCGCGAACGCGATGGAGGCCAACGCGGCCTGGCTTGCCGGCATCAGTCTCGTCGTGGGGAAGTACCCGGGCATCGTGCCTGCGATCGCCGGCCTGCTGGCGATGGTGGCCGCCGGCCTCACCTCGTGGCGACGGCTCCGCGGGCGGCTGCGGCACGAGACGTGGTGGACCGTGCACCTGTTCACCTACCTGGGGGTCGTCCTGGCCTTCTTCCACCAGGTCGTTGCCGGGGACACGTTCTCGAAGGGAGCCTCCCGGACGTTCTGGGTCGCGCTGTATGCCCTCGTCCTGGGGCTCATCGTGTGGAACCGCCTGCTGGTCCCGGCCGTCCGCTCGGCCCGCCACCGCCTGGTCGTCACCGACGTCGTGCGCGAGTCCGATGACGTGGTCTCGGTGTGGATGACCGGCCGAAACCTCGCACGTCTGCGGCTGCAGCCGGGACAGTTCCTCAACTTACGGTTCCGGCACCGCGGGCTCGCCTACGAGGCGCACCCTTTCTCTGTGTCCGCCGCCGACGGGGAGCGGTTGCGGATCACCGTCAAGGCGCTGGGTGACGCCTCCACGGCGCTGGCAGGGATACCTCAAGGCACCGGTGTGACGTTCGAAGGACCCTACGGGGCGATGACCCCGGCACGGGTTGAGGGGTCCCGATACATTCTCATCGCCGGGGGCGTGGGAATCGGCCCGATCGTGTCCCTCGCCCAGGGACTCACCTCGCATGACGCCGTCGTCGACGTCGTCTACCGGGCCTCCCTCCCGGAAGACCTCGTCCTCACCGACGAACTCCGGAAGCTGGAGACCGAGGCCGCCCTCCGGCTCCACCTCCTCGCAGGGCCCCGCACCCTCCACCCCCTGAGCCCCGATCACCTCCGCTCACTGCTCGGCGACTTCACCGACGCCACCGTGTTCGTGTGCGGCCCCGAGTCCCTCAACATGCGGGTCACGGAGTCAGCGCGGGCGCTCGGCGTGCCCGCGTCCCGCATCCACCGCGAAGTGTTCGACCTCTGA
- a CDS encoding TetR/AcrR family transcriptional regulator produces the protein MMPDRGCARSDAQRNREAILRAAAEVLAEDPAASMDDVAARAGVGRATMYRHVTGRADLLHQLASWALASATRAVDEARIDDGPADAALRRVLDGLAVESVGFRALVVLGVPRDPEFEPGRDAVLAPVVALIARGRDSGTFRGDLDPAWATTALVTLLQAAVAQGRSDPARLVWHTLVEGWRPMMTRSDARLE, from the coding sequence ATGATGCCGGACAGGGGGTGTGCGCGGAGCGATGCGCAGCGCAACCGTGAGGCAATCCTGCGGGCGGCGGCCGAGGTTCTGGCCGAGGATCCGGCGGCGAGCATGGACGATGTCGCCGCCCGTGCCGGCGTGGGGCGCGCCACCATGTACCGCCACGTGACCGGGCGGGCCGATTTGCTGCACCAACTGGCTTCCTGGGCGCTGGCGTCCGCCACTCGGGCCGTCGATGAGGCCCGCATCGACGACGGCCCCGCGGACGCCGCCCTGCGGCGGGTCCTCGATGGGTTGGCCGTCGAGAGCGTCGGGTTCCGGGCTCTGGTCGTGCTGGGCGTTCCCCGGGATCCGGAGTTCGAACCGGGCCGAGATGCCGTGCTTGCTCCAGTCGTCGCACTCATCGCTCGGGGCAGGGACTCCGGCACGTTCCGGGGTGACCTGGATCCGGCGTGGGCGACGACGGCGCTGGTGACACTGCTGCAGGCCGCCGTCGCGCAGGGGCGCTCCGACCCGGCCCGGCTGGTGTGGCACACGCTGGTGGAGGGGTGGCGGCCGATGATGACGAGGTCTGACGCACGACTAGAATGA
- a CDS encoding class I SAM-dependent methyltransferase: MYELLYRWGLTPWVAAGRAQSALVERLLDREEAWHGSTVGRTLVDLGCGTGEHSLAAAKRGWAVVGLDASAAAIDKARRAADGAGLAVRFVVGDVRRLWEVPGLEPGVSVFVDVGCYHGLRAAGRRMVAEGVGRLAASRSSVLVVGLDRRPGLAGVGVTAEGLGADFPDWQVEPGQVFALGGAGPLGRARFRVFRLAREA; encoded by the coding sequence ATGTATGAGCTGTTGTATCGCTGGGGCCTGACGCCGTGGGTGGCTGCGGGGCGCGCCCAGTCTGCTCTGGTGGAGCGCCTGCTGGACCGCGAGGAGGCTTGGCATGGCTCCACCGTGGGCCGGACCCTGGTGGATCTGGGCTGTGGGACCGGTGAGCACAGCCTCGCGGCGGCGAAGCGGGGCTGGGCGGTGGTGGGGCTGGACGCTTCGGCGGCGGCGATCGACAAGGCTCGCCGGGCGGCGGATGGTGCGGGCCTCGCTGTCCGGTTCGTGGTGGGGGATGTGCGCCGGCTGTGGGAGGTCCCTGGGCTCGAGCCTGGCGTGTCGGTCTTCGTTGATGTGGGCTGCTACCACGGACTTCGCGCTGCCGGGCGGCGGATGGTCGCCGAGGGCGTGGGCCGGCTGGCGGCGTCCCGTTCCTCGGTGCTCGTGGTTGGCCTGGATCGGCGTCCGGGCTTGGCGGGGGTGGGCGTGACGGCCGAGGGCCTGGGGGCGGACTTCCCCGATTGGCAGGTCGAGCCGGGCCAGGTGTTCGCGCTTGGCGGCGCGGGCCCTCTGGGACGCGCCCGTTTCCGGGTGTTCCGACTGGCCAGGGAGGCATGA